A window of Nicotiana tabacum cultivar K326 chromosome 24, ASM71507v2, whole genome shotgun sequence contains these coding sequences:
- the LOC142178205 gene encoding uncharacterized protein LOC142178205: MTLITLQMMLPTLRQIQMMLMMKVKGRFNRKLKQEEEGDKRRVIFDKTCKQIVWETGLAFASVRDFREVVTKYVVQQKFFIEKYINEPTRVRVKYKKTSCPWLLVASYDSRTKDFVVKNYNSIHKCDPTNRNKLCNSKYLAKRFNERIKEQHNIRDEFLRSNPGSTYIVKLSDETFEGGKKIFLGFYICFHAMKKSYLAGCRPCIGLDGYFLKEVCRVQLLVAVCKDRNNHMLPFAWVVVEIENMHTWRWFVNLLKDDLQLGNGTNMTIITYMQKGCENAITDLLSKSEHSMCARHILANWSKKWRGIERKNCF; this comes from the exons ATGACCCTTATTACCCTTCAGATGATGCTGCCAACTTTGAGACAGATCCAGATGATGTTGATGATGAAGGTAAAGGGAAGGTTCAACAGAAAGTTAaagcaagaagaagaaggagacaAAAGAAGAGTTATCTTTGACAAGACTTGCAAGCAAATAGTTTGGGAAACTGGACTTGCATTTGCAAGTGTGAGAGATTTCAGAGAAGTTGTAACTAAATATGTTGTTCAACAAAAgttttttatagaaaaatatataaatgaaCCTACAAGGGTGAGAGTTAAGTACAAGAAGACATCATGTCCTTGGCTTCTAGTTGCTAGTTATGACTCTAGGACTAAGGATTTTGTAGTCAAGAACTATAATTCAATTCACAAATGTGACCCTACTAACAGAAACAAGTTATGTAATTCAAAGTACTTGGCCAAAAGGTTCAATGAGAGGATAAAAGAACAACATAACATTAGA GATGAGTTTCTTAGATCAAATCCAGGGAGTACATATATAGTGAAGCTTAGTGATGAAACATTTGAAGGTGGGAAGAAAATATTTCTTGGGTTCTATATTTGTTTTCATGCAATGAAGAAGTCCTACTTGGCTGGTTGTAGGCCATGCATTGGGTTGGATGGATATTTTTTAAAAGAGGTATGTAGAGTCCAACTACTTGTAGCAGTTTGCAAAGATAGAAATAATCATATGCTTCCATTTGCTTGGGTTGTTGTTGAGATTGAAAATATGCACACTTGGAGGTGGTTTGTCAACCTTTTAAAGGATGATCTTCAGCTTGGAAATGGTACAAATATGACCATTATAACATATATGCAAAAA GGGTGTGAGAATGCTATAACAGATCTACTTTCAAAATCTGAACATAGTATGTGTGCAAGGCACATCCTAGCTAACTGGTCTAAGAAATGGAGGGGCATAGAGAGAAAAAACTGCTTCTGA
- the LOC107832196 gene encoding proteasome subunit alpha type-3 — MASIGTGYDLSVTTFSPDGRVFQIEYAGKAVDNSGTVVGIKCKDGIILGVEKLIASKMMLPGSNRRIHSVHRHSGMAVAGLAADGRQIVARAKSEATNFESAYGEPIPVKELAERVASYVHLCTLYWWLRPFGCGVILGGYDRDGPQLYLVEPSGVSYRYFGAAIGKGRQAAKTEIEKLKLSEMTCRQGVIEVAKIIYGVHDEAKDKAFELEMSWICDESNRQHQKVPDDILEEAKTAAKAALEEMDAD, encoded by the exons atggCCAGCATAGGAACGGGATATGACCTATCGGTGACGACATTCTCGCCGGACGGCAGAGTATTTCAGATCGAATACGCCGGCAAAGCAGTCGATAACAGCGGCACTGTCGTCGGCATCAAATGCAAGGATGGAATCATCTTG GGAGTGGAGAAGCTAATAGCATCCAAGATGATGTTGCCTGGATCAAATCGGAGAATTCACTCCGTTCATCGCCATTCCGGCATG GCTGTTGCAGGTTTGGCTGCAGATGGGAGGCAAATTGTTGCCCGGGCTAAGTCTGAAGCAACCAACTTCGAAAG TGCATATGGTGAGCCAATTCCGGTGAAAGAACTTGCGGAACGCGTTGCTAGTTATGTGCATTTATGCACACTGTATTGGTGGCTCAG GCCTTTCGGATGTGGGGTGATTCTTGGAGGTTATGATAGAGATGGACCTCAACTATACCTGGTTGAGCCTTCTGGTGTCTCATAC AGGTACTTTGGTGCTGCTATTGGAAAGGGCAGACAAGCTGCTAAAAC AgaaattgaaaaattgaagtTATCGGAGATGACCTGTCGACAAGGGGTGATTGAGGTGGCCAAAAT AATTTATGGAGTACATGATGAGGCAAAGGACAAGGCATTTGAACTTGAAATGAGTTGGATATGTGACGAGTCCAACCGCCAACATCAGAAG GTTCCTGATGATATTTTAGAGGAAGCGAAGACTGCAGCTAAAGCTGCCCTTGAAGAGATGGATGCAGATTAG